The following coding sequences lie in one Burkholderia cepacia genomic window:
- the htpX gene encoding zinc metalloprotease HtpX, with product MFNWVKTAMLMAAITALFIVIGGMIGGSRGMTIALLFALGMNFFSYWFSDKMVLRMYNAQEVDENSAPQFYRMVRELATRANLPMPRVYLINEDAPNAFATGRNPEHAAVAATTGILRVLSEREMRGVMAHELAHVKHRDILISTITATMAGAISAIANFAMFFGGRDENGRPANPIAGIAVALLAPIAGALIQMAISRAREFEADRGGAQISGDPQSLATALDKIHRYAAGIPFQAAEAHPATAQMMIMNPLHGGGLQNLFSTHPATEERIARLMEMARTGRFD from the coding sequence ATGTTCAATTGGGTCAAAACGGCGATGCTGATGGCCGCGATCACGGCCCTGTTCATCGTGATCGGCGGCATGATCGGCGGCTCGCGGGGCATGACGATCGCGCTGCTGTTCGCGCTCGGCATGAATTTCTTCTCTTACTGGTTCTCGGACAAGATGGTGCTGCGCATGTACAACGCGCAGGAAGTCGACGAGAACTCGGCGCCGCAGTTCTACCGGATGGTGCGCGAGCTGGCCACGCGCGCGAACCTGCCGATGCCGCGCGTCTACCTGATCAACGAGGACGCGCCGAACGCGTTCGCGACGGGCCGCAACCCCGAGCACGCGGCGGTCGCCGCGACGACGGGCATCCTGCGCGTGCTGTCGGAGCGCGAGATGCGTGGCGTGATGGCGCACGAGCTTGCGCACGTGAAGCACCGCGACATCCTGATCTCGACGATCACCGCGACGATGGCAGGCGCGATCTCGGCGATCGCGAACTTCGCGATGTTCTTCGGCGGGCGCGACGAGAACGGCCGGCCGGCCAACCCAATCGCGGGTATCGCGGTCGCGCTGCTCGCGCCGATCGCAGGCGCCTTGATCCAGATGGCGATTTCGCGGGCACGCGAGTTCGAGGCCGACCGCGGCGGCGCGCAGATTTCGGGCGATCCGCAGTCGCTCGCGACCGCGCTCGACAAGATCCATCGCTATGCGGCGGGTATCCCGTTCCAGGCGGCCGAGGCCCATCCGGCCACCGCGCAGATGATGATCATGAACCCGCTGCACGGTGGCGGTCTGCAGAACCTTTTCTCGACGCACCCAGCCACCGAGGAGCGCATCGCGCGCCTGATGGAGATGGCGCGTACCGGTCGCTTCGACTAA
- the esaR gene encoding response regulator transcription factor EsaR, with translation MATILVVDDEMGIRELLSEILSDEGHVVEAAENAQAAREYRLNQAPDLVLLDIWMPDTDGVTLLKEWAAQGLLTMPVIMMSGHATIDTAVEATKIGALDFLEKPIALQKLLKSVEHGLARGAAPMSANAAAKAGAGQAAGPASVASAAALPTLGDDMAVALGLAGQTAAIPFDIPLREARDAFERAYFEYHLARENGSMTRVAEKTGLERTHLYRKLKQLGVELGKKPSEGVV, from the coding sequence ATGGCAACCATCCTGGTGGTAGATGATGAAATGGGCATCCGGGAATTGCTCTCGGAGATCCTCAGCGATGAAGGACATGTCGTCGAGGCAGCGGAGAACGCGCAGGCCGCGCGGGAATACCGGCTGAATCAGGCGCCCGATCTCGTGCTGCTCGATATCTGGATGCCCGATACCGACGGCGTGACCTTGCTCAAGGAGTGGGCGGCGCAGGGGCTGCTGACGATGCCCGTGATCATGATGTCCGGGCACGCGACGATCGATACGGCCGTCGAGGCAACCAAGATCGGCGCGCTCGATTTCCTCGAGAAGCCGATCGCACTGCAGAAGCTGCTGAAGTCGGTCGAGCACGGTCTCGCACGCGGCGCGGCGCCCATGTCCGCCAACGCGGCGGCGAAGGCCGGCGCCGGACAGGCCGCGGGGCCTGCATCGGTGGCGTCCGCGGCAGCGCTGCCGACGCTCGGCGACGACATGGCAGTGGCACTCGGCCTCGCGGGGCAGACGGCCGCGATTCCGTTCGACATCCCGTTGCGCGAAGCGCGCGATGCGTTCGAGCGCGCGTACTTCGAATATCACCTCGCGCGCGAAAACGGCAGCATGACGCGCGTCGCGGAGAAGACGGGCCTCGAGCGCACGCACCTGTATCGCAAGCTCAAGCAGCTCGGTGTCGAGCTCGGCAAGAAGCCGTCCGAAGGCGTCGTATAA
- a CDS encoding LysE family translocator, giving the protein MFGITHFGFFVLAVFLLNVTPGPDTAYIVGRSVAQGRGAGLMSAFGISAGCCVHALACAFGLTALLAASATAFTVIKLVGAAYLIYLGVRMIITKQAAAPAGVEAAQATAAKPLRQLFMQGFWTNVLNPKVVLFFVSFFPQFVSADSPHKAWAFLTLGAVFVAMSTVWTSLVAWVAGSVTQRFSGKPGVKKWLDRTVGSAFVGLGLRLATSQR; this is encoded by the coding sequence ATGTTCGGCATCACCCATTTCGGTTTCTTCGTCCTGGCGGTTTTCTTGCTGAATGTCACGCCTGGCCCCGATACGGCTTACATCGTCGGCCGCAGCGTCGCGCAGGGCCGCGGCGCGGGGCTGATGTCGGCATTCGGCATTTCGGCAGGCTGCTGCGTTCACGCGCTCGCGTGCGCATTCGGCCTGACCGCGCTGCTTGCGGCGTCGGCCACCGCGTTCACGGTGATCAAGCTGGTCGGCGCGGCCTACCTGATCTATCTCGGCGTGCGGATGATCATCACGAAGCAGGCCGCGGCGCCGGCGGGCGTCGAGGCCGCGCAGGCCACGGCTGCCAAGCCGCTGCGCCAGCTGTTCATGCAGGGCTTCTGGACCAACGTGCTGAATCCGAAGGTCGTGCTGTTCTTCGTGTCGTTCTTCCCGCAGTTCGTGTCGGCCGACAGCCCGCACAAGGCATGGGCGTTCCTGACCCTCGGCGCGGTGTTCGTCGCGATGAGCACGGTCTGGACGAGCCTGGTCGCATGGGTTGCGGGCAGCGTCACGCAGCGCTTTTCCGGCAAGCCGGGCGTCAAGAAGTGGCTCGACCGCACGGTCGGCAGCGCGTTCGTCGGCCTCGGGCTGCGCCTTGCAACATCGCAACGCTGA
- the fmt gene encoding methionyl-tRNA formyltransferase translates to MTHTLRVIFAGTPEFAAAALAAIHEAGFPVPLVLTQPDRPAGRGMKLQASAVKRYAVEHGMPVAQPPSLRRAGKYPVEAADAIELLRTTPHDVMVVAAYGLLLPQEVLDIPRAGCINIHASLLPRWRGAAPIHRAIEAGDAETGVTLMQMDVGLDTGAMIEEARIAIAADDTTATLHDRLAADGARLIVDALVRLERDGTLPATPQPADGVTYAEKIGKHEAALDWRKPADVLARQVRAFDPFPGGVATLDGAAIKLWAAEPVAARGDAVPGTIVDAAPEGVVVACGSGALRVTQLQKPGGKRLPAREFLAGSPLAAGQRFALPDVA, encoded by the coding sequence ATGACCCATACGTTGCGCGTGATTTTTGCCGGCACGCCGGAATTTGCCGCGGCTGCCCTTGCCGCAATCCACGAGGCCGGTTTCCCGGTGCCGCTCGTGCTCACCCAGCCCGATCGCCCTGCGGGGCGCGGGATGAAGCTGCAGGCGAGCGCCGTGAAGCGCTACGCCGTCGAGCACGGGATGCCCGTCGCGCAGCCGCCGTCGTTGCGCCGCGCGGGCAAGTACCCGGTCGAGGCGGCCGATGCGATCGAGCTGCTGCGCACGACGCCGCACGACGTGATGGTGGTGGCCGCCTACGGCCTGCTGCTGCCGCAGGAAGTGCTCGACATCCCGCGCGCCGGTTGCATCAACATCCATGCATCGCTGCTGCCGCGCTGGCGCGGCGCCGCGCCGATCCATCGTGCGATCGAGGCCGGCGACGCCGAGACGGGCGTCACGCTGATGCAGATGGACGTCGGCCTCGACACCGGTGCGATGATCGAGGAAGCACGCATCGCGATCGCGGCCGACGATACGACCGCGACGCTGCACGACCGGCTCGCTGCCGATGGCGCGCGGTTGATCGTCGATGCGCTCGTGCGGCTCGAGCGCGACGGCACGCTGCCGGCGACGCCGCAGCCGGCCGATGGCGTGACCTATGCGGAAAAGATCGGCAAGCATGAGGCGGCGCTCGACTGGCGCAAGCCGGCCGACGTGCTCGCGCGCCAGGTGCGTGCGTTCGATCCGTTCCCGGGCGGCGTCGCGACGCTCGACGGCGCGGCGATCAAGCTGTGGGCGGCCGAGCCCGTGGCGGCGCGCGGCGACGCGGTGCCCGGCACGATCGTCGACGCCGCGCCGGAAGGCGTGGTCGTCGCATGCGGCAGCGGCGCGCTGCGCGTCACGCAGTTGCAGAAGCCGGGCGGCAAACGGCTGCCCGCGCGCGAATTCCTGGCCGGCTCGCCGCTCGCCGCAGGCCAGCGTTTCGCGCTGCCCGACGTTGCCTGA
- the def gene encoding peptide deformylase: protein MALLNILHYPDKRLHKVAKPVDKVDDRIRKLVADMAETMYAAPGIGLAATQVDVHERVIVIDISEEKNELRAFINPEIVWSSDAKQIYEEGCLSVPGIYDEVERPDHVRVRALNEQGETFELDCEGLLAVCVQHEMDHLMGRVFVEYLSSLKQTRIKTKMKKLERAM, encoded by the coding sequence ATGGCTTTGCTCAATATTCTTCATTACCCCGACAAGCGGCTGCATAAGGTCGCCAAGCCCGTCGACAAGGTCGACGACCGGATCCGCAAGCTCGTCGCCGACATGGCCGAGACCATGTACGCGGCGCCCGGCATCGGCCTTGCGGCCACGCAGGTCGACGTGCACGAGCGTGTGATCGTGATCGACATCTCGGAGGAGAAGAACGAACTGCGCGCGTTCATCAACCCCGAGATCGTGTGGTCGAGCGACGCGAAGCAGATCTATGAAGAAGGCTGCCTGTCGGTGCCCGGCATCTACGACGAAGTCGAGCGGCCCGACCACGTGCGCGTGCGCGCGCTCAACGAGCAGGGTGAGACGTTCGAGCTCGACTGCGAAGGCTTGCTTGCCGTGTGCGTCCAGCACGAGATGGATCACCTGATGGGGCGCGTGTTCGTCGAATACCTGTCGTCGCTCAAGCAGACGCGCATCAAGACGAAGATGAAGAAACTCGAACGCGCGATGTAA
- the rsmB gene encoding 16S rRNA (cytosine(967)-C(5))-methyltransferase RsmB: protein MTRTRSSAPSSSGRPARLAALHLAPDSLGFALDAAAQAVDAVRRGTALPAALSAVFAQMESGAQALARGATQDVAYRTMRRLGSADWLIGKLVSKAPPAHVHAVLAGALALLLDPAEDAAYSAFTVVDQAVTVIGARRECAFAKGMVNAVLRRFLRERDALVAAMQDDPVARWNYRAWWVDAVKRAWPDAWQAILAAGERQGPLTLRVNARRASVDAYLETLRASGIEATAIGRHAVRLASALPVERIPGFADGVVSVQDAGAQLAAEWLDARDGMRVLDACAAPGGKTGHILELADAEVVALESDATRAARIGENLVRLSLEANVCVGDAGAPDAWYDGRPFDRILADVPCSASGIVRRHPDIRWLRREADIPALVAEQRRILSALWPLVKPGGELLYVTCSIFPEEGELQARWFEAACEDAVRLDAPGQLLPGGVQGRAAAGALDQNTDQDGFFYARFQKR from the coding sequence ATGACACGAACCCGTTCTTCCGCTCCGTCTTCCTCCGGCCGCCCTGCGCGACTGGCCGCGCTGCATCTGGCGCCCGATTCGCTCGGCTTCGCGCTCGACGCGGCCGCGCAGGCGGTCGATGCGGTACGGCGCGGCACTGCGCTGCCGGCAGCGTTGTCGGCGGTATTCGCACAGATGGAGTCCGGTGCGCAGGCGCTCGCGCGCGGTGCGACGCAGGACGTTGCCTACCGGACGATGCGTCGCCTTGGCAGCGCGGACTGGCTGATCGGCAAACTCGTCAGCAAGGCGCCGCCCGCGCACGTGCATGCGGTGCTCGCCGGCGCGCTCGCGCTGCTGCTCGACCCGGCGGAGGATGCCGCGTATTCGGCATTCACGGTAGTCGATCAGGCAGTCACCGTCATCGGCGCGCGGCGTGAATGCGCGTTCGCGAAGGGCATGGTCAACGCGGTGCTGCGCCGTTTCCTGCGCGAGCGCGATGCCCTCGTCGCGGCGATGCAGGACGATCCGGTCGCGCGGTGGAATTACCGCGCATGGTGGGTCGATGCGGTGAAGCGCGCATGGCCCGATGCATGGCAGGCGATCCTCGCGGCCGGCGAACGACAGGGCCCGTTGACGCTGCGCGTGAATGCGCGCCGCGCGAGCGTCGACGCGTATCTCGAGACGCTGCGCGCGAGCGGGATCGAAGCGACCGCGATCGGCCGGCACGCGGTGCGGCTCGCGTCGGCGCTGCCGGTCGAGCGCATTCCCGGCTTCGCCGACGGCGTGGTGTCGGTGCAGGACGCCGGCGCGCAGCTCGCGGCCGAATGGCTCGACGCGCGCGACGGCATGCGCGTGCTCGATGCCTGCGCGGCACCCGGCGGCAAGACCGGCCACATTCTCGAACTGGCTGACGCGGAAGTCGTTGCGCTCGAAAGCGACGCAACGCGCGCGGCGCGCATCGGCGAAAACCTCGTGCGCCTGTCGCTCGAAGCGAACGTGTGCGTCGGCGATGCAGGTGCACCCGACGCGTGGTACGACGGGCGCCCGTTCGACCGTATCCTCGCCGATGTGCCGTGCTCGGCGTCCGGCATCGTGCGGCGGCACCCCGACATTCGCTGGCTGCGCCGCGAGGCCGACATTCCGGCGCTCGTTGCGGAACAGCGCCGCATCCTGTCGGCGCTGTGGCCGCTCGTGAAGCCGGGCGGCGAGCTGCTTTACGTGACCTGTTCGATCTTCCCCGAGGAAGGCGAATTGCAGGCCCGCTGGTTTGAAGCGGCCTGTGAAGATGCGGTACGATTGGACGCCCCCGGCCAGCTGCTGCCAGGCGGCGTGCAGGGACGGGCGGCCGCCGGCGCACTCGACCAGAACACCGATCAAGACGGATTTTTCTACGCGCGGTTTCAGAAACGGTGA
- the queC gene encoding 7-cyano-7-deazaguanine synthase QueC, whose protein sequence is MIRTDAKDGALVLFSGGQDSATCVAWALERYQTVETLGFDYGQRHRVELECRDGVREALKRDFPAWSDRLGDDHMIDLSVLGAISDTAMTRTIEIETSANGLPNTFVPGRNLMFMTIAAAIAYRRGLRVLVGGMCETDFSGYPDCRDDTMKALQVALNLGMDTRMVLETPLMWLDKAQTWQLAEQLGGEALVELIRVETHTCYVGERAELHDWGFGCGECPACKLRKRGYEAYLKGERVTEAPL, encoded by the coding sequence GTGATTCGGACAGACGCTAAAGACGGCGCGCTCGTGTTGTTTTCCGGCGGGCAGGATTCGGCCACGTGCGTGGCATGGGCCCTCGAACGCTACCAGACGGTCGAGACGCTCGGCTTCGATTACGGCCAGCGGCATCGCGTCGAGCTCGAATGTCGCGACGGCGTGCGCGAAGCACTGAAGCGCGATTTTCCCGCATGGTCGGACCGGCTCGGCGACGATCACATGATCGACCTGTCGGTGCTCGGCGCGATCAGCGATACCGCGATGACGCGCACGATCGAGATCGAGACGTCCGCGAACGGCCTGCCGAATACGTTCGTGCCCGGTCGCAACCTGATGTTCATGACGATCGCCGCGGCGATCGCCTATCGTCGCGGATTGCGCGTGCTGGTCGGCGGGATGTGCGAGACAGACTTCTCGGGCTATCCCGACTGCCGCGACGACACGATGAAGGCGCTGCAGGTCGCGCTGAACCTCGGCATGGACACGCGCATGGTGCTCGAGACGCCGCTGATGTGGCTCGACAAGGCGCAGACCTGGCAGCTCGCCGAGCAGCTCGGCGGCGAGGCGCTCGTCGAACTGATCCGCGTCGAGACGCACACGTGCTACGTGGGCGAGCGCGCGGAACTGCACGACTGGGGCTTCGGCTGCGGCGAATGCCCGGCCTGCAAGCTGCGCAAGCGCGGCTACGAGGCTTACCTGAAGGGCGAGCGGGTGACCGAAGCGCCGCTGTGA
- the dprA gene encoding DNA-processing protein DprA: MAPRGPLAAAFEGSLMSPQALTPSALRAWLQLAHAPGLAHAVLQRLLDAFGSPAALLCAPDPAIAAVSCPAAAQAVRASERGDLDARTDAALAWLEAPGNALVTLNDPAYPPRLRDLHDPPPLLYVKGRLDLLHARGLAVVGSRHATPQGLADATGFARALSDAGLSIVSGLALGIDGAAHRGGLDGRSGTVAVIATGADLVYPARHRALAHEIAAHGAIVSEWPLGTPARAAHFPQRNRLIAALAIGTLVVEAAPRSGSLITARLANELGRDVFAVPGSIHAPLAQGCHALIRDGAKLTAAPLDVLEEYGLAEPAACATSRPAPAGHPGTNTGGIRTSDAPGAGQANPAVPAATSARIDAPPPGAASEQAVLAALGYGPVTYEWLAERSGLSDDVLHGALLALELAGRVASLPGGRFARLDATPTPAAHGVLHSPP, from the coding sequence ATGGCGCCACGCGGTCCGCTGGCCGCCGCATTCGAGGGCAGCCTCATGTCGCCGCAAGCGCTGACGCCGTCCGCGCTGCGCGCGTGGCTACAGCTCGCGCACGCACCCGGCCTCGCGCACGCCGTGCTGCAGCGCCTGCTCGATGCATTCGGCTCACCGGCCGCACTGTTGTGCGCCCCTGACCCGGCCATCGCCGCGGTGAGCTGCCCCGCCGCCGCACAAGCGGTTCGCGCGAGCGAGCGCGGCGATCTCGACGCACGCACCGACGCCGCGCTCGCGTGGCTCGAAGCGCCGGGCAATGCGCTGGTCACGCTCAACGATCCCGCCTACCCGCCGCGGCTGCGCGACCTGCACGATCCGCCGCCCCTGCTATATGTAAAGGGCCGGCTCGACCTGCTGCACGCACGCGGTCTCGCCGTGGTCGGCAGCCGGCACGCGACGCCGCAGGGGCTCGCCGACGCAACGGGCTTCGCGCGCGCGTTGTCCGACGCGGGGCTCTCGATCGTCTCGGGCCTCGCGCTCGGGATCGACGGCGCCGCGCATCGCGGCGGACTCGACGGCCGCTCGGGCACGGTCGCCGTCATCGCGACGGGCGCCGATCTCGTCTATCCGGCGCGGCATCGCGCACTCGCGCACGAGATCGCCGCGCACGGTGCGATCGTGTCGGAATGGCCGCTCGGCACACCGGCCCGTGCCGCGCATTTCCCGCAGCGCAATCGCCTGATCGCCGCACTGGCGATCGGCACGCTCGTCGTCGAGGCCGCGCCGCGCTCCGGCTCGCTGATCACCGCACGGCTCGCGAACGAACTGGGGCGCGATGTATTCGCGGTGCCGGGCTCGATCCACGCACCGCTCGCGCAGGGCTGCCACGCGCTGATCCGCGACGGCGCGAAGCTCACGGCGGCGCCGCTCGATGTGCTCGAAGAGTACGGGCTGGCCGAACCGGCCGCGTGTGCAACCAGCCGCCCGGCTCCCGCCGGGCATCCCGGCACCAACACCGGCGGCATCCGCACAAGCGACGCTCCCGGCGCCGGGCAGGCGAATCCCGCCGTTCCGGCCGCCACGTCGGCCCGAATCGACGCCCCGCCGCCGGGCGCCGCGTCCGAGCAGGCCGTGCTGGCCGCATTGGGATACGGCCCCGTTACCTACGAATGGCTCGCCGAACGCAGCGGCCTGTCCGACGACGTGCTGCATGGCGCGTTGCTGGCGCTGGAGTTGGCCGGTCGCGTCGCCAGCCTCCCTGGCGGACGCTTCGCGCGGCTTGACGCCACGCCCACCCCGGCCGCGCACGGCGTGCTACATTCCCCGCCATAG
- a CDS encoding DUF4390 domain-containing protein translates to MTIKHLFPFRLAAVLLVALMLCLAVVRPAHAESIAVQRASLQSDGSGWSLDARFDFELNPNLEDAVNKGIPVYFTTDFELSRARWYWLDEQPVSVSQTIRLSFQPLTREYRVSTGGLQLGFPSLKDALAVVRHITSWHVIDRNQVRSGETYTASVRMQLDTALMPKPFQVDAVNNRDWTLGSDWKRFTFTVTERAK, encoded by the coding sequence GTGACGATCAAACACCTTTTTCCATTTCGGCTCGCGGCCGTCTTGCTGGTCGCGTTGATGCTGTGCCTGGCCGTCGTCCGGCCGGCGCATGCCGAATCGATCGCCGTGCAGCGCGCGTCGCTCCAGTCCGACGGAAGCGGCTGGAGCCTCGACGCGCGTTTCGACTTCGAGCTGAATCCGAACCTCGAGGATGCCGTGAACAAAGGCATTCCGGTGTATTTCACGACGGATTTCGAGTTGAGTCGCGCGCGCTGGTACTGGCTTGACGAACAGCCGGTATCGGTGTCGCAGACGATCCGCCTGTCGTTCCAGCCGCTCACGCGCGAGTACCGCGTATCGACCGGCGGCCTGCAGCTCGGTTTCCCGTCGCTGAAGGACGCGCTCGCGGTCGTCCGGCACATCACGTCGTGGCACGTGATCGACCGCAACCAGGTGCGCTCGGGTGAAACCTACACGGCGTCGGTGCGGATGCAGCTCGATACGGCGCTGATGCCGAAGCCGTTCCAGGTCGATGCCGTGAACAACCGCGACTGGACGCTCGGGTCGGACTGGAAGCGCTTCACTTTCACGGTGACCGAACGTGCTAAATAA
- a CDS encoding thioredoxin family protein produces the protein MPALNLDTDADRIAERLADPGTLLVACLCAEWCGTCRDYRTAFDQLADAHPDACFAWIDIETHADQLDDLDVENFPTILIEDANTARFFGTVLPHAAIVERMLSDLSAVPGSPHAPKLRNVLIVEA, from the coding sequence ATGCCCGCGCTGAATCTCGACACCGATGCGGATCGGATCGCCGAGCGCCTCGCCGATCCCGGCACGTTGCTCGTCGCCTGCCTGTGCGCCGAGTGGTGCGGCACGTGCCGCGACTACCGGACGGCCTTCGACCAGCTCGCCGACGCGCATCCGGACGCCTGTTTCGCCTGGATCGACATCGAAACGCATGCCGACCAGCTCGACGATCTCGACGTCGAGAACTTCCCGACGATCCTGATCGAGGATGCCAACACCGCACGCTTCTTCGGCACGGTGCTGCCGCACGCGGCGATCGTCGAGCGGATGCTGTCCGACCTGAGCGCGGTGCCCGGCTCGCCGCACGCACCGAAATTGCGCAACGTCCTGATCGTCGAAGCCTGA
- the esaS gene encoding sensor histidine kinase EsaS (Enhanced Sensitivity to Antibiotics Sensor), with protein MLNKVRRAASGKSLLVRVIVSTVALTALLLLVLLAAASANTEFFDRYYSWLYATNIVVALVFLLVVLGLIGMIVVRLRKGKFGTRLLAKLAVFFALVGVVPGGIIYIVSYQFVSRSIESWFDVNVETALTAGLNLGRGMLDASLSDLQTKARMMSDQLASVDANTNGTTLTLLRLRDQFGVQDATIVEPSRGGSGAAPDLHIVAQASGNFAALIPDDLPTPLMLSQAREHGAYAAIEGEVDGDPRAHGAKGALRLRVVRPIPDATTSLLQPAERFLQLTQPVPPTLAHNADAVQRAYREYQEKSLGRTGLRKMYIGTLTLALFLATFIAMMLALALGQQLARPLFLLAQGTKEVTEGDYTPKREIKTRDELGFLTQSFNAMTRQLSEARLAVEKNRVALEHSKTYLESILANLTAGVFVLDRQFRLTTANRGAERIFRQPFNSLIGTTLDRIGVAAGFGAMVRKAFADREAASDGGSGDRGHWQQQFAIEVPGETEPLTLLVRGTRLVSTVEGQADDPQTSGYVVVFDDISDVISAQRSVAWGEVARRLAHEIKNPLTPIQLSAERLQMKLSDKLAPPDADVLKRGATMIVNQVAAMKRMVDDFREYARTPPAVLANLQLNELASEVLGLYGVGEGKNPIIAELAPSLPVIRGDATQLRQVIHNLLQNAQDSVAESAHPRVLIETKTVEYGDPDAEGKTRVAVRLTVSDNGPGFPARILTRAFEPYVTTKAKGTGLGLATVKKIVDEHGARIDLRNRMHGETVEGAQVSILFLQMASDAPGAESGVQGGTAPAKTKASEQTKAA; from the coding sequence GTGCTAAATAAAGTGCGCCGCGCGGCCAGCGGGAAGAGCCTCCTCGTCCGTGTGATCGTCTCGACCGTCGCGCTGACCGCGCTGTTGCTGCTCGTGCTGCTCGCGGCCGCGAGCGCGAACACCGAATTCTTCGATCGCTACTACTCGTGGCTGTACGCGACGAACATCGTCGTCGCGCTCGTGTTCCTGCTCGTGGTGCTCGGACTGATCGGGATGATCGTCGTGCGCCTGAGGAAGGGCAAGTTCGGCACGCGGCTGCTCGCGAAGCTCGCGGTGTTCTTCGCGCTCGTCGGCGTGGTGCCGGGCGGGATCATCTACATCGTGTCGTACCAGTTCGTGTCGCGCAGTATCGAGTCGTGGTTCGACGTGAACGTCGAGACCGCGCTGACGGCCGGCCTGAACCTCGGCCGCGGGATGCTCGATGCGTCGCTGTCCGACCTGCAGACGAAGGCGCGGATGATGTCCGACCAGCTCGCGAGCGTCGATGCGAACACGAACGGCACGACGCTCACGCTGCTGCGGCTGCGCGACCAGTTCGGCGTGCAGGACGCGACGATCGTCGAGCCGAGCCGCGGCGGCTCGGGCGCGGCGCCCGACCTGCATATCGTCGCGCAGGCGTCGGGCAATTTCGCGGCGCTGATTCCGGACGACCTGCCGACTCCGCTGATGCTGAGCCAGGCGCGCGAACACGGCGCGTACGCGGCGATCGAGGGCGAAGTCGACGGCGACCCGCGTGCGCATGGCGCGAAGGGCGCGTTGCGGCTGCGCGTCGTGCGGCCGATTCCCGATGCGACGACGTCGCTGCTGCAGCCGGCGGAGCGCTTCCTGCAGCTCACGCAGCCGGTGCCGCCTACGCTCGCGCACAACGCGGACGCCGTGCAGCGCGCGTATCGCGAGTACCAGGAAAAGTCGCTCGGCCGCACGGGGCTGCGCAAGATGTACATCGGCACGCTGACGCTCGCGCTGTTCCTCGCGACCTTCATCGCGATGATGCTCGCGCTCGCGCTCGGCCAGCAGCTCGCGCGGCCGCTGTTCCTGCTCGCGCAGGGCACGAAGGAAGTCACGGAAGGCGACTACACGCCGAAGCGCGAGATCAAGACGCGCGACGAGCTCGGCTTCCTCACGCAGTCGTTCAACGCGATGACGCGCCAGTTGTCCGAGGCGCGGCTCGCGGTCGAGAAGAACCGCGTCGCGCTCGAGCATTCGAAGACGTATCTCGAAAGTATCCTCGCGAACCTGACGGCCGGCGTGTTCGTGCTCGACCGCCAGTTCAGGCTGACGACGGCCAATCGCGGCGCCGAGCGGATCTTCCGGCAGCCGTTCAACTCGCTGATCGGCACGACGCTCGACCGGATCGGCGTGGCGGCGGGGTTCGGCGCGATGGTGCGCAAGGCGTTCGCCGATCGCGAGGCGGCGTCCGACGGCGGCAGCGGCGATCGCGGCCACTGGCAGCAGCAGTTCGCGATCGAGGTGCCGGGCGAAACCGAGCCGCTGACGCTGCTCGTGCGCGGCACGCGTCTCGTGTCGACGGTCGAGGGGCAGGCCGACGATCCGCAGACGTCCGGTTACGTCGTCGTGTTCGACGACATCTCCGACGTGATTTCCGCGCAGCGGTCGGTCGCGTGGGGCGAGGTCGCGCGCCGGCTCGCGCACGAGATCAAGAATCCGTTGACGCCGATCCAGCTGTCGGCCGAGCGGCTGCAGATGAAGCTGTCCGACAAGCTCGCGCCGCCCGATGCGGATGTGCTCAAGCGCGGCGCGACGATGATCGTGAACCAGGTCGCCGCGATGAAGCGGATGGTCGACGATTTCCGCGAATACGCGCGCACGCCGCCGGCGGTGCTCGCGAACCTGCAGTTGAATGAACTGGCGAGCGAGGTGCTCGGGCTGTATGGTGTCGGCGAAGGCAAGAACCCGATCATCGCCGAGCTCGCGCCGTCGCTGCCGGTGATACGCGGCGACGCGACGCAACTGCGCCAGGTGATTCACAACCTGCTGCAGAATGCGCAGGATTCGGTCGCGGAGTCTGCGCATCCGCGTGTGTTGATCGAAACCAAGACAGTAGAATATGGCGATCCCGACGCCGAGGGCAAAACGCGCGTCGCGGTACGTCTTACCGTGTCCGACAACGGGCCCGGTTTTCCGGCACGCATTCTGACCCGCGCGTTCGAGCCTTACGTGACGACGAAGGCGAAGGGCACGGGGCTCGGGTTGGCCACGGTCAAGAAAATCGTCGACGAGCATGGCGCGCGGATCGATCTGCGCAATCGCATGCACGGCGAGACCGTCGAGGGTGCGCAGGTGTCGATCCTGTTCCTGCAGATGGCGAGCGATGCGCCAGGCGCCGAATCGGGCGTGCAGGGCGGGACGGCCCCCGCTAAGACAAAAGCAAGTGAGCAGACAAAGGCAGCGTAA